One Helicobacteraceae bacterium genomic window, AAAACCGATCTACGCGATCGCGGACGCGAAAGATCGGGCTATCGCGCTTGGTTTCATCAACGCCGTCCGGCGTTTTGAGCGCGTTTATGTTTAGCTTGGTTCCCGACGGAGAACAATTTACGTTCACATAAGCGCCGCCCGTCTTAAACGCAAGCGGCAAAGCGTAGAAAATTTTGTAAATCTCGAACAACGCCTCGTTTTCGCAATCGTTTTTATCCTCCGCAAGCGCGCAGATCGCGCCCGCTTCGCTTTTGGCGGTTTTGACTAGCTCGCCAAGAACGGAATTGGACAGATGAAAAAGTATCGAGTTTATCTGTATCGCCGCGTCCCTCGCAGCTACGCGCTCTAGCGCCCGATTTGTCCGCGCGAAAAACAGCGCGGCGAAGCTAAGCATAGCGGCGATAAAAACAAGCGCGATCAACAGCGCCACGCCGCGACGGTTCATTGCGTCGTAGCCGTAGAGCGCCATTCCGGTTTAGCGTAGCGGATATTCGGCTCGTTTGCCCCGATTAACGCCGCTAGGCTTAAATCGTCCAGATCGCCGCCGTTTTCAAATATCCACGTATAGAACTTTCGGCTAATTCTACGAGGTTTTTGCAAATCGTAGCGATCGCTAAAGGCTTCTATATCAGGCTCGCTTTCAAACCCGACGATAATATAGCCCGTCGAAACCGCTTCCATATTTGGATTGCCAAAAAGATAGTATCGATTGGGCTTTGGCGATCGCCCGTTCGCGTAGTTTTTGACGGAGGCGTTTTGCTCTTGCGGCGCGATCGTATAAAAACGGCTTTTGTTTGGCGCTTCTTTGATCTCGATCGCGCCGGCGCTCATAGCGATCGCGGTTAGCGTCGATATAAACAACCTGTTCAACTTCTTCCTTTGATGTAGATCGACCAGCGGCTAATAGCAAAATTCGGACAGTCGCTATTTTTAGCCAGCTCCAGCCTCCAAGTTCCGCTCGCGTTTTCGTCCAAGAAACGCGGCGAGCCAAAACCGTAACCGTCGTCGCCTTCGGCATGTCCCAAGAATGTCGCTCTCATTTGATCGGCGACCAAAGTCGGAATATCATTTTCTACAAATCGCGCCGAAGCGCCAGACGGCGAAATCAGCGTCAATCCAAAGCCGCAACTTTCGTAGTCGGTCAATTTAACGACGATATTGACATACTCGATTTTTTTTATGGGCGACGCGATTACGATCGTTTTCCCGTCTAGCGACGTAATGTTGCGCTCCTCTAGCAGCGTCGTTCCAAGCGAAGCAAAGTCTTTCGCCTTTGTAACGGCGGCGAAAGCGTCAACCGCGCCAAAGCCGTAGTTGTGATTAACATGCCAGCCCGCGCCGTTTGTCCGCCAGTCGCTATCTTGCGGATCGTTTTTTCTAGCCGTAGTCGCTAAGATGTAGCGAACGTCGCGCCACGTTAGATTCGGGTTTGCCTCTAGCATTAGCGCCACTACGCCCGCGACCATAGGAGTCGCCGCGCTTGTTCCGTTCATCAGCGTCGTAAAGCCCCCGTAGTTATTGCGTTTGTGGGGCATAAAGTAGCTTGAGTTAAATCCCGTATCGCAACCTACTATATCCGCGGTTACAATACCGGGTATAACGCCTCCGTTATCGCCGCCGTAAGCGCTAACCAGTAGATTGGCGCCGGGGTTAGAATAAGCGGCGTAACGATCTTGCGCGTCTAGCGCGGCGATCGGCAAAATCTCAAATTCGCTTAGATGAGGCGAGTAATCCGATCGCACTTTACGAGATCGATGGTTGCCGGCGGCGAATAGATAGATCGTGCCTTTTTGACCCCTAGCGTCGCTTGTCCCCTCGTAGATCGCGTCTAAATGTTCCTGATATAGGCAGTCCATTGCGGGATCGCACCCCCACGAGTTGGAAAAAATATCGATCGGCAAATCGTTCCCTCTTGTCGCGCTAAGCAAAGCGGAGAGCGCGTCCACTATCGCCGCGCTGAACCGGCTCTCTTCGATTTCGCCGCAACCTAGCCCTATATTAAGCGCGGCGATTTTCGCGTCTGGAGCCACGCCTATTACCCCGTCGTTGCCTCCTTTGGCGGCGGCGATCGCGGCGGTGGCGGTGCCGTGCGCGCAAGCTCTAGCCGTGAAAAAGGGGTAGGGGTCTTTATCGTTGGTAATGTAGTTCCAGCTCAAATTCTCGTCGTAATTTGGCGCTAAATCGGGGTGAGAGACGTCGGTTCCGTTATCCAAAACGGCGATAACGACGTTTCTTCCCGTTATGTTCATATCCTTCCACACCGGCTCTACCCTAAGATCCGCTCCGGTCGCGATTTGATTCGAGGCGACGCTATTTGCCCCCGCCCCCGTCTTTTGCCCCCAGTTTTTCAGATGCCACTGATACGCCGATAGCGTATCGTCATAGGAAACTCTTTGCGATTCGTAATCGCGCATATCAAAGAGATACGGATTTGTCGTTACTCTAGCGCAGGTCAGGTCTTTGTATGGATCGTCGTCTCCGCCGCCTCCGCCGC contains:
- a CDS encoding S8 family serine peptidase — encoded protein: MRVVLAIALIAFIYYGCGGGGGDDDPYKDLTCARVTTNPYLFDMRDYESQRVSYDDTLSAYQWHLKNWGQKTGAGANSVASNQIATGADLRVEPVWKDMNITGRNVVIAVLDNGTDVSHPDLAPNYDENLSWNYITNDKDPYPFFTARACAHGTATAAIAAAKGGNDGVIGVAPDAKIAALNIGLGCGEIEESRFSAAIVDALSALLSATRGNDLPIDIFSNSWGCDPAMDCLYQEHLDAIYEGTSDARGQKGTIYLFAAGNHRSRKVRSDYSPHLSEFEILPIAALDAQDRYAAYSNPGANLLVSAYGGDNGGVIPGIVTADIVGCDTGFNSSYFMPHKRNNYGGFTTLMNGTSAATPMVAGVVALMLEANPNLTWRDVRYILATTARKNDPQDSDWRTNGAGWHVNHNYGFGAVDAFAAVTKAKDFASLGTTLLEERNITSLDGKTIVIASPIKKIEYVNIVVKLTDYESCGFGLTLISPSGASARFVENDIPTLVADQMRATFLGHAEGDDGYGFGSPRFLDENASGTWRLELAKNSDCPNFAISRWSIYIKGRS